The window TACCTCATATCCTGTAATGGCGATGAGGTGCATGGAGTCATTGACAGCCTTGAGAATACCCAAGATGGACGTCAGAGCTTCTTGCAGGTCTTCGGCCCCTTCACAACCTTTACTGTACTTAAGCATTTCCTTCAGGGACCAACAAAAAAACCTTACTCTTGAGCACAAATGTATATTAGCAGTTCCTCGACATGTTACCTTCAGCAGCAGTTGGTATTTGGTTATTCTCTGTACAGGCTTCAGCAGATATGAATCCAAACCCAGTTTATGCTCCAGCTTTTTCTGACACTCCTGGGGAAAAAATTAAGGAcatcaaaaacaaagcaaaacgcTGACAACAGTGACTGTGCTGAAAAAGTACCTGGAAGAAGGCAGCGTCGGAGCACTGTCTCCAGAGGCTTTCGGAGCGAGGCTTGTTGTGGCAGTACTTCTCGTAGATCTGTAGGTCTGTCATCTGAGTGAGGAAAGACAGGTTGTGTCTAGAACATTTAATGTTGGCATACTGGGCTGGTAGAATATAACCATTCACTCACCCTTTCCAAGAAACATCTGCCAACCAATTCTGGACAGTCGGCATACAGCTCCAGCTCCCTCAAAAACGTCCTGAAAAATAtagaaagaaacatttttaagaGACTATTGATGCAGGTTCTGCCTTTTAGAGTACAAgtacaccaaaaacaatgttggTTACATTTTGGAGTCCAGTGAAAATACCGTAATCATGCCAGACTGGAACCCAGTAAGAATCTGaaggattaactccacaagtgtgttatgctttttctttgcctgttttatgttttgtggagccaccacaccacaccacagccAGGGATGGCAAAGAGTAAAAGTGTAATAATGACCATAGAACTGGAAACTGAATTTATTGTATCTATGTCCTGGctactcagtacaatatggcttaAAGCAACAATAAGACTATGTccaaacaaacatatttaaaaaacttaaacaaaaataataataattctatgcgttttggcctctcatGCACACGCAGatgtaggtttttgtccttaaaaactgaggTTTTGGATAACTCCtgccagggtgaagatttttGAAAAGTGTAGCTTCAGTTTATGTGTGTGGACGGTGAGTTTTTGGCTTGTTGCCGACAGATGACGTAAGAATTACCTGCCGTCATTTCCACACTAGATAAGTGCaatttaatgtgtgcaatggcaaacATTACATTGCTGGTTTTATACATACTGAGATCGCATGTTTAAGAAAACACATTCTGCCAATTTCACTTTACATTGACGAACAAAGGCGCCATTATGGGCTTCGAAGGACTTTGTTCTCTAAAACTGCCACGAAGCTCCTGCCAAGAACAGTTTAATGTTACTCAATACAGTGCCTGTACAGTTAACAATCATTTACGATGACAGTTGCACCCTGGGACGGACTAATTTGCATGACTGTCTAatgcattattttattgcaGTGCTTATCAGTCTTTCCAAATGACATTTGAGAGATTGACATTTGAGTGAATGAAGGTGTAAAAGCCATCGGAGCTCTCACATATTGTCTTAAAATAAGCATTACAAGATCAAGCCAGGCTAGTCCAGAAATAATGAAGACAACTAGAGTAGGTGGTCTAGTGTTGCCATGGTAGTAGTAGACGTGCTACTTCTCCTATTGCAAGTGATGTGAGTGAGAGTaccagaaaatgttttttgaattACTACTGAATTACTGAAtttaattattatgattattttatggCTATTCAATTCAAGTGAAATCAATTAGTTTAGTGAATTCACctcttgtggaagtggtagatTTCAGGCATGTTGCCAAACAGAACctcctttttgttttgcaaagaAGTAGGGATGAGGTGCGCCATGGCTGGGTTATCCATCTCGGAGGCGTAACCCTGAAATAAACgtattattgtaataataatgacacACACGTGTCAGAAATCAAAACAAGGCTTTATGGGAGAGATAAACACCTGtaacacacacagcagctccTCAACGTAAGCCCTCTCAGTTTCCAACAGCTCGTTCATGACATGCCTGCACAGGGAAGATGTGGGAGAAAAGCTCTCAATCCATCAGTTGTAATGATGAGGACGATTTTACGGCTGATGCCTCACCTCCTCAGCACAGCCAGGTTCTCATCCTCCTCCGACAGAGAGCCGTGTCTGCAGTTACGGTGTCCATTCTGCAGCTGCTCGTCTGCCTTGGGatggaaaacaaaatgattgaGCTAACCTGGAGTGGATACTCATCGATCCAAGTAAAATCATGCCTACTCACTTTGTCAGAGCTTCCATTGTTTCCCTCAGAGGCGCTTCTATCAAGTTTACCTCGATGCGCTGCAGCCCAAGATGAGtcaaaacatttacagtatgatGACATGATGAGGACAAATATTGCACGCACCGGTCaccacattaggtacacctgcacaatctaataatGAGGTTCAACCCCAGAAATGTGCTTTTATAAATATGACAATGCTCAGTTTGATTGGCACTGTCAGAGCTGTAAATCTAACAATATGTTTGCAAAGATGTAACTATACTGCATCATtggaggtgtttctaatattttgaccatgTCATGTAGTTAAATAAGATAACCCAGCCAAACACACGAGGTATTGCTTTGCcatttgttagttagcaaatTCCATAATGGCCTGTCAGATCCAGCAGATGACCGGCAGACTTCTACTTCTTAAGGCAGTCTTAAGGTTTTCTATTTCCTCACTACTCTTGTTTTGGATCTTAGAGGACcgtgcagatgtacctaataAAGGTATCAGTGAGCTCACGCTAGTCAAATGTGTCAGATTGAAGTGTGAAATGGGTACAGGCCGGTAGGATTGGGCTAGTGTGAACACCCAAATCTTCTATTTATTACAGTAATCTCtagtttattgctgttaattggttccagatccgaccgtcataagtgaatttctgtgaagtagcattgcttatttataaaagcaatattttcatagttagagcatagaaaacctgattacgaccctctaaatacagtttttaacattacaagAGCCCATTATAACACGTGAACTAAAActcccccacgaccctaattaggataagaggcacagaaaatggatggatggactatatCATCCGTCCATCCGTTCTCTAtgctcatcctcattagggtcgcgggggtttgctggagcctaacacagctgacttcgggcaagaggcaagagactggttgccagccaatggcagggcacatatagacaaacaaccattcacactcacattcatacctatggacaatttagagtctccaattaacctaacatgcatgtttttggaataagggaagaaaccggagtacccggagaaaacccacgcacgcacgaggagaacatgcaaactccacagagagatgcccaCACGGGCAAATCAAACACAGGTTCACTATATCAATCTCACCTATACtgtgtgtctcatcgaacattattgacacctcgtgactagtgtagaatactacgtcaatgtctttgaatgcgtcttttgaaagccttataattgtattttagatATGCATATgatttaactaataataggcagtattcaaccacaaaacaagccACAAAATTATTACCGCAAAGtctacatcgcggtttgaacaaTGCTCTCTTgttctattgcgttttttcaaaaatgtattaattaataaatgactgctgtttcatggttgactatggcttattattagtcaaaaaatcaaaagacaagtcatatgtagtatcagtgatgttacactgatgagacattaccttagattacattaccttggagtaaaaaaaaagttatcctcccattctgtgtgaaagtggtaagtttttggcttcttcccgactccatttgaaatactgtcttaagtttagaacaaataaattggaagcTACAGTAAAGTAACTagctagcttggtagcttgctatatgctatgagcggcggccgtctctctgtccctgcagtgatcatGTGGCCTGCACATTAGTGTTGCGcactgtggtgtaaacaaagaataattcgagcgtaaaagtgactatagggtgttataataatagtaaaataatttaaaaaacatatttagaaagtcttaaagatgtttctatgctctaactacaaaaatattcagtttattaacattgaattctactttgcagaaGGTCAcctatcgcggtcgggtctggaaccaattaaccacaataaatgagaaaAGATGGTAGGACTGACCAGGTGAGCTGAGGGGTGATTTGATGAAAGCTTCAGGTCTGGGGGCAACCGGTTGCACTGGCCTGGTCTGTTTGGCCGCCAACTTCTTCAGGCTGACCCTCCTCTTGTCAAACATCTCCTGCATTGACGCCTGCTTCTGAAAGACCTTCTCCACTTGGTCCTGTGGGCGTAGGTTTTAAACGTCAGGACAATACAGTAGGTGGGTGTCCCATTTTGCAATAGATGTTCAGGCTGGGGGTCCTACCTTGAGCTGCTGGTTGAGCACTGCCTCATAATCTGTCCAGATGTTACTCGGATCTGACAGTCGCTCTTCGCCTGTGTCAGCCAGGAAACCCTCCAGCTCCTGCAGAGCTGACTCTGCCCCCTCATGTGATTGACACTTATCCACGGGCTGAGACGCCAGCAGGTAAATACCATCGTCACACCACTTTGAAGCCTGTAGGTGACAATGAGACGACACATGAGAAaactgtgtgtgagtgagttgGGGTCTATTATTTCTCACCCTCTCCAAACAGCGATGCAGATCTCGGGCTTTAAGGAGCTGCTCCTTCTTGGCCTTCAATTCGGCACTCAGGTCTTGACACACCACTCGGAGCTGACTACTTTTGGGCAGAATAGAATCCTGAGCATAGTGAGCCTTCTCGATGAGGTCATCACCTTCACGTGCCAAAGACAAAGCTCTGTCCAGGACCTCCTGTGGACCACAATCACAGGTTGTATTACTGCTAACTTGAAGGAGCACAGGAACACTTTATCAGGCCATTTGGGTGTTAAAAATAGACCAAGAAGTAGAACCATGTGATTTCACAAGTGaaatataatgaaatataatgAAGTGAGagtgtgattttttaaaattaattatttctCCCTTGAAGTCCAATGATGCATTAGTCATTTACAGTAAATGCTCCAGttaacgcctctattcaattaaccgctGAGTCTCCTAATGTCATCGAGCGCGTGgtctacaaaaacaaataacccCATGTATCTCATTCAAgccaggtcaaaaaacattgaaattagtggctgtggctgtaggcactCTTGATGTAGTTTTTTGGAACTTCACAAGATGATGGTGACAGACGAGCTGTTGGTCTGAAactcatgcattttaaacttATGCTATTGatatttacaatgaactcatcagcgctattaagGATGGCTTACTGCAATTACATTAGgtttgttgctgttgtgcaatatacttctTAATAAATGACCACGTGGTCAAACAGAGACGCATTTTCTTTTGCACtgcaaatcattattaaagtaaaaaaaatgaacttgtatagatatatataattttatatataatttctgAAATTATACACTCCCTTCAACGAGTTTTCAAATTTCTGAAAGTATACCCTCCCTTCAATCATCACCTGATTTCAGTTAACACCCTGTTGTCTTTGTTGTTTATCTGAATAATGCTCAGGAGCACATATTGACTCATATGTGAGATAAGAAACTGTTGACTTTGTCACTTACGCAGACTGTCTCCTCGTAGGTTGTGAGCTCGCTGAAGATATGGTCAGCGTGGGCAGGGCTAATGCCCACCTCAGAGAAGGTGGACACTTTCTCGGACACTTGATCCAGCAGAATGCTGACCTGATGCACAAGTGCAACACATTCAAGACGAGGAACAGGGATATCAGCGCGAGTCAAGCTGCGAGTTAATGTGACTGACTCACCTCCTTGTAGTTGTCCTCAAAGTGACGCAGCTGGAGACATTGCTCCAGTTTGAACCGATGCTTCCCCCAGAACTCGTCAAAAGCTCGTTCAGTCTCGTCCACCTGAGACAGGAGTCTGGTAGAGGACACGGAATGATGGTTAAAAACTGATGGCCGCTCAAGAGACGCTGACTGGTTCTTTTGCGAGCCACACGACCTACCTCTGCACTGTTGCCAGGTTCTCCAATTCGTCCTGGTTCATGTTGTGGTCTGGGTTCTGCATCACAGGGGCATTTATGCTCTCCAGCAGTCTGCTGCCCTGCCTCAGAGCCACCAGCAGGTCATCCTGCACAACCACACAGACACCAAACTATAATCTCCACAAAGGTCTACTTGTATAAAATCTAAAAgaattgtatgtgtgtgtctgtgtgttctaCCTTCATCTTGTCTCTCTTACTGCCGTGTGCACTGAGCAGGACGGTGGTGGCCTGGGTCTCATTGGGGAGTTCTGTTTCAGCCAGCTCAGCGCCAAATGACTGCAGAGCCTGGGCCGTCTTCTTCACCATCAATGCAAAGCCTTCAATGGCCTGCCAACACAACAATCAAGAAGATTTGTATAAAAGAGTGATAAAATGCTGGTGCCAAACACAATCCACGCCCCACCACGGAGACTTGTGCCTTGATGCCACTTTATGGTCatttgctgccatcttgtgaCCACAAAGTGATACTGCATTGAGAGCTGCATAGATATgacataaaattgaaaaaatagaaaaacaaaatagaaaaaaattaaattaaattaaattaattatctGGCTGATTTAGTAATGTTGGTTATTTAAAAATCCACACATGACTTTTTGAGGTCTTTTTTAGAgctttgtttttatatcttaggttatttgtttacaattttaactagtcattttttttaacatgagtcGGTAATTTTCTAAGTGATTAGAAAACATTTAGAGTTTAAAACTGTCTAAAATAAATCCGTCAACAGTATTGTATTTCAATAAAACCTTTCAATGGCTTGTTGGAAGTGTAAAAAGCCAGTTTGTGTGTAAATACCGTGCGTTGAGAGATCCACTTCTCGTGACAGTATGCCTGCGTTCCCCCGAGTTCTTGGGTCAGTTGCGTGTGGTCAATGTACGAGTGAAGCTCACTTACTGAGCTCAGCATGATCACCTGGAGAAGAAGAACATGGTGAACATACACACAATACATTCGCCAGAATAACTTTGCTAAAAGGAACCATGTCACATAAGGCAAAAGCCATGCGTGTAAACATACCGGCACCTTCATCTTGAACTCATCTTTGTTGAACTTGAAGAGGATGTCAGAGAGTGTGCGCTGGAGGAGGGTGGTGGGCCTTAGGACCAGAACCAGCTGGAGGTTTCCAGGGAATGCACCCTAAGGTAAGAGAACGGTGTAATAAGATGAGATCCAATACAGGAGATGGATAAAAATTCTGCCTGGATTGTAATGCTCATATTCTGATCAGCCAGGTGTCTCAGGTGAATCATAATCATTATAGGGCCAATCCTCTTCTCTGAAGTGCAGACATCTGCAAAGATTGAACTATTAacgaatgtaaaaaaaagctaGATTTAATTGTCTGCCTACATCATGGCAAGTATTCATTTCCACAATCCGCTGTAGGTGATGTGGTGAGACTGTGGCACGAGGCAACATATAATCTTAAATACAAGTCAAAcgcaaaaaggcaaaacataACATATGACAGAGGGAGGATGATTGGGCTGTACCATTTTTAACTGGTGGTTGAGGTGACGCTTCCATCTCAATTGTCTCAATTGAACTCTGAAATTATTTCCAATTAGTTCCATTGTGactcaaaacattaaaaaaatcagcattttCATCCCAATTAAGTCCAAAATTTAACAGGGTCTTGTTTGTCACATGTACCTCCTAATACACAGCAATGTCTTAGGTTGTTTTTGTGTAACTctgctaacaaaaaaataataaaccaaCGGCAATCAAAACAATACCAGTATATAATCTAATTACAAGATAGAGTCTGTATTCATTATGAACACAGCCATGTATCACTTCAGACAGAACATTATAGCAGAGGAGGGCAGAAAGCTCCTCTTCACAAGCTgtgctggggagataaagctgaTTTAATTTAAAACGAGCGACCATCCTCCATCAGTGTCTCCAGAGAGCAGCTTGAGCGGAAAATAATCACATCccgttttatttcttattttttgtttcctCCACTGTATAACATGACTGATTCAACatggaattgaaaaaaaaaaaacagcaaaaggaaACAAAATCTGGGAGGGGAGATGCAAGATTCAGATCGCTGAGGATGACGTCACTTTCTGATATCATCTCTCTTCACAGGCGCtattcatcattcattggtAGCGACATAGAGGGATGGACAAAAGAGGGAAACAGCCTTTACTTAAATCATAACATAGTGGCACCTCCAAGATTGTTTCCCATATAAAGTAATCTAAATTATAACAATCTATTCTAAGCTTAAACTGTCACCATAATGTAGTATCAAACACGGCGATGGAGGACTGCAATTTGGAGGGTTGAAGTagccacacatactgtatctcacaGAAGTGATCACACCccccacatttcagcaacctttTTATTATAACTTGTATTACTTAGTGCCTACTCGTTATACAAactaaacatatatatattgctGTACAAACTAAAAACCCAGACTACTGTAAAGTAGTATCAAGCTTCATTTCTCTAGTGTTGTCCCTACAaaccatatactgtaataaaatggtggctgaaatgtgaggggtgtggtAACTTCTGTGAGATACTTTAGTCCAGTTGTCGGCATCccgttatatgtagtattctggtcactaggcatcagtgatGTTATGAGTCATGATGCTAGATAACAttgcctttcacactgcatggagactggctactgagccagcagagtcGAGCCGACATGCctgagatcgagtgaaaaaaaggttctcctctcattccatgtggaagtggtaagtttgtttaaactagttagctcagtagcttgctatgctagagGCGGACGTCTGATATGtcactgcagtgatcccgtagccgacgcaatgtgatgtaaacaaagaataataggagtgtaaaagtgaccattggggtgtttttttcatgtctacagggctctaaatgTTAAACTCCATATATAACATCAAAAACAGGTCGTCTACaaaaataatctgtttttaaaattcaatcatactttgtggaaattcacttatcacggtcgggtctggaaccaattaactgcaataaatgagggacgactgtatttgtaaGTCTGTTAATGCATCCTGGCTGAGTTCTGAGGGAGGGAAAGTCGTAGTGTACCTGTCTGCGTGCGGTAGCGAgaagtctttttttcccccgtcgTAAGATAATCATGAACGCCAAAAATGAGGTTGCCGACCAATGCTCTAGTCTTTATGTGAAGCAACTCAACCTTAACTTAGGGTATGCTACATGATGATGGTGAAAAACTGATTTCAAATATGAGCAATTCAAAGGTCAACCAGCGTCCTGGAATGAATGTTTAACCTTGTAGGTTTCACTGTCTTAGGATGTAGgtaaatacagtactgtaacGTAGCCTGCTTTCATTGTCAAATTAATGTCAAATTTGGCATATTGTACTGAAAAGCCTAGACAGACACATCCACAGCTTTTCCAATATTCAATGAGCTCCAATTTTCatatcacatcatcatgtaacctTTTATATTTGATCCTTTGACACTTATAGCGGTCCAATAATCAATCCAATTATGTGGTACATTAATGTAGTTTGTACTCCAAGGGACACAAATGGTCTCCTGCTGTACTCCGATATCGGACTACGTAGAGGTAAGTGTCTCTCACTGAGAGGGAGTTGCAAACATTCCCAAAACAAAGACTGTGCTCACCGCGATCCGAAGCAGAGTCCCTTTCACGGCCGCCCATCGGTCCTGCCGGCGATCAATGACGAGGATGAAGCCCACGTCTGTTGATGGCAAACTAGTACCACAGTGAAGGAAAACCCATTCACAAAAGAAGATTTACTATAAAATTATAAGccaaatgcaaaacaatgtGCACACTTTTTCCTTGTGAGTCAAGTGATGAAGCTACAGAGTGTTGTGTCGCTCTTTATCTTCTCAAACAAGGACGCACCTCCTGATGACTTGGCCCGGATTCCCCCTTCCCTGTGCCCACCCTCCACAATGGATGCCCACTCCGAAGGGTAATTAAGACAATAAACACTCTCAGCTGACAATCCTTATAGTCTCATCAGCAAACATCCTCCCTGCATGCTTTTGGGGGTAACAGGAACAGCAGTTCTCCAGCGAGGCAACAGAATAAAAGAGCAGTCCCAAAACTCAAGTCACCTTCCACAAAGGTACAGTAGATCCCACTGTGTAAACACTGCATATACTCAGCCTAAGCCCCACCTCCTTCCCCTCCCCTGCATCTGGCAGCTGTCCAATGAGTGATGGAGGCTGTTGAATTGTGAGCCAATCACAAGGTTGCTGCAAAGTGATGAGCAGCTCTTAGAGCAAGAGCAAAGGGCGGTCTCAGACGAGGCCTCCCTGTAAACAGGAGTGTTATCTAGTCATAATGGTCTTTCATCCTTATAGACAAACATATACAATTATTAACTTTGTATTCGACCTCATTATATTGTGCATGCGTGCCTAAAAAATGTCCAAtctttatacagtataatgaaatggcttgtgaaaataaaaatataggcCAGTTTCATGAATTGCGGTGCTAATGATAGGTGTCAAACAGTGGCCCCTGATGAAGACCTCTTAGTCTTTAATAATCAAAACGAATTGAGGCTCATTACACCCCCATGAACCAGTAACCTTTAAAATGGTACACCGAATAATGTCACTTCATGGTGATCAATCGTCATTTCAATTAGTTCCAGTCTTCCTGAAGTAGTGCTCGttgatatggaccaaaacacCTATCTCAATATATGTTGAATGCCGATATTTTTTCCACTAAGTGAGtgtagacaaagtcaaagtcaaatatgtCATGTAAAGTTGTtacattaaattttttttaattttttttataaagctgAACATTGTaggtgagacaaaaaagtgagtgaaAACACCTTAATTccatttagaactacaaatattgattcttagtttgttcatttaaaattggccatccaaataaaataattttcatattttatctcagctagcgcctctcaaagtccagacagcgtaataattacatccagacTCGCCTCCAGCTTGTGTCTTCTAGTAAGGACTACTTGTTTACTTATCACAcatcgttcttccatcacaAGTTCTGACACATTAACAGTTAActgagtccgaatgaggcttgtgtgtaatgaataggcatttaatgaaaattaggaaacatttacattttagatcccgctctgtaaaacagggtgaGATACACCAAAGTGGCATCGTGCCTCAAGAGAGCTAACGGCTGAACAGACGGCTTGCAACTGCTTTGGGGGCGGGGTGGACAAAACACAAACTGTACAACAATACGTacttcacttttaagtccccaaataccagaaaactctccaagtAGCTACATTTGTCACCAAGAGCTCCTCCTTTATGCATGGAGGGGGGCGAAGCAGGAGCCCGGCTCAGAGCACTGACACACCCAGAGTGAAGAGTGAGACATCCGTGTCAAGATACATGGGAACAGCGCAAATTAAGTCTACATCGATATGAACaatgtttatattttaaaaatattgatatatcacCCAGCTGTATCCTGAAGCAGACATGAAGATGACTAATTCCTTCAATTTGTGTGTGCAGCAGCATGcctatacagcaggggtcaccaacgtttttccttgtgagagctacttttacaaaatgaaaatggccaagagctactcatttttgtaacatttattttcagagcttattttaaacccaaacaaagcgaatatgcttgttttaccagaacattaacaaaatgctggtgtccacaactcacattttgtatttcagaatgcatttctttctactgttctttcattattaactgaaaacctgaatgaaaagcaggcttgtgggcaccttatgtggtcatgggggggctacctggtgcccgcgggcaccacgttggtgacccctgctatacagTAATATCGAGGTGGCATACCTGGGCACACTTGTCAGGTAGGTGAGCACGTTGTGAAACTCTCTGTCGGTGATCTCGCCAAAGGATGGGAACTCTGGGAACACAATGATGGGGCTTCCGTTGTCTCCTCTGCCtcctgcaaaaaagaaaaacacatacacaatacagtacatacaaagacaaacaaaatacataaaacatccagttgtttgttttt is drawn from Dunckerocampus dactyliophorus isolate RoL2022-P2 chromosome 9, RoL_Ddac_1.1, whole genome shotgun sequence and contains these coding sequences:
- the mcf2lb gene encoding guanine nucleotide exchange factor DBS isoform X2, translating into MSLHEFLREGSEASYRIMNRLSLLIQNLDISGLGSSFPFSPGSRKNSWREWDDEIMQLESSPLQAADITPELRKQFAFLTGGRGDNGSPIIVFPEFPSFGEITDREFHNVLTYLTSVPSLPSTDVGFILVIDRRQDRWAAVKGTLLRIAGAFPGNLQLVLVLRPTTLLQRTLSDILFKFNKDEFKMKVPVIMLSSVSELHSYIDHTQLTQELGGTQAYCHEKWISQRTAIEGFALMVKKTAQALQSFGAELAETELPNETQATTVLLSAHGSKRDKMKDDLLVALRQGSRLLESINAPVMQNPDHNMNQDELENLATVQRLLSQVDETERAFDEFWGKHRFKLEQCLQLRHFEDNYKEVSILLDQVSEKVSTFSEVGISPAHADHIFSELTTYEETVCEVLDRALSLAREGDDLIEKAHYAQDSILPKSSQLRVVCQDLSAELKAKKEQLLKARDLHRCLERASKWCDDGIYLLASQPVDKCQSHEGAESALQELEGFLADTGEERLSDPSNIWTDYEAVLNQQLKDQVEKVFQKQASMQEMFDKRRVSLKKLAAKQTRPVQPVAPRPEAFIKSPLSSPAHRGKLDRSASEGNNGSSDKADEQLQNGHRNCRHGSLSEEDENLAVLRRHVMNELLETERAYVEELLCVLQGYASEMDNPAMAHLIPTSLQNKKEVLFGNMPEIYHFHKRTFLRELELYADCPELVGRCFLERMTDLQIYEKYCHNKPRSESLWRQCSDAAFFQECQKKLEHKLGLDSYLLKPVQRITKYQLLLKEMLKYSKGCEGAEDLQEALTSILGILKAVNDSMHLIAITGYEGNLSELGKLLMQGSFSVWTEHKKGHVKVKDLARFKPMQRHLFLHEKALLFCKKREESGEGYEKAPSYSFKQSLSMNAVGITENAKGGDKKFEIWSNSREEVYIVQALTTEVKTTWVNEIRKVLTTQLEACREASQQRAPDQVIHCPPAASGPENVSSPFKMRQKSLKKGDNRKEDHYGLDGSSSPLPKSAGKDERATSPTSDRTAMAKKRFTLQGFSNLKAQKGSPTSPDHKTKRQSDPTPFGFKGWNKTSLSLDASEEHEGYSSGEDPLNSDPEDDNGKKLCAGKYTATGDYEKASTQDVAVKSGDVVQLVKEGEDGQWLVRNLNTSMEGWMASANLVTLIAKSKSCQSLTSSEGSGSGHLSTSSSCSETCAPFSDIKSSA
- the mcf2lb gene encoding guanine nucleotide exchange factor DBS isoform X4 translates to MVRKAKRNAWKWENGMPMVTLKSHEIMQLESSPLQAADITPELRKQFAFLTGGRGDNGSPIIVFPEFPSFGEITDREFHNVLTYLTSVPSLPSTDVGFILVIDRRQDRWAAVKGTLLRIAGAFPGNLQLVLVLRPTTLLQRTLSDILFKFNKDEFKMKVPVIMLSSVSELHSYIDHTQLTQELGGTQAYCHEKWISQRTAIEGFALMVKKTAQALQSFGAELAETELPNETQATTVLLSAHGSKRDKMKDDLLVALRQGSRLLESINAPVMQNPDHNMNQDELENLATVQRLLSQVDETERAFDEFWGKHRFKLEQCLQLRHFEDNYKEVSILLDQVSEKVSTFSEVGISPAHADHIFSELTTYEETVCEVLDRALSLAREGDDLIEKAHYAQDSILPKSSQLRVVCQDLSAELKAKKEQLLKARDLHRCLERASKWCDDGIYLLASQPVDKCQSHEGAESALQELEGFLADTGEERLSDPSNIWTDYEAVLNQQLKDQVEKVFQKQASMQEMFDKRRVSLKKLAAKQTRPVQPVAPRPEAFIKSPLSSPAHRGKLDRSASEGNNGSSDKADEQLQNGHRNCRHGSLSEEDENLAVLRRHVMNELLETERAYVEELLCVLQGYASEMDNPAMAHLIPTSLQNKKEVLFGNMPEIYHFHKRTFLRELELYADCPELVGRCFLERMTDLQIYEKYCHNKPRSESLWRQCSDAAFFQECQKKLEHKLGLDSYLLKPVQRITKYQLLLKEMLKYSKGCEGAEDLQEALTSILGILKAVNDSMHLIAITGYEGNLSELGKLLMQGSFSVWTEHKKGHVKVKDLARFKPMQRHLFLHEKALLFCKKREESGEGYEKAPSYSFKQSLSMNAVGITENAKGGDKKFEIWSNSREEVYIVQALTTEVKTTWVNEIRKVLTTQLEACREASQQRAPDQVIHCPPAASGPENVSSPFKMRQKSLKKGDNRKEDHYGLDGSSSPLPKSAGKDERATSPTSDRTAMAKKRFTLQGFSNLKAQKEVPTTDDKSFTLPMIPLLSPGSPTSPDHKTKRQSDPTPFGFKGWNKTSLSLDASEEHEGYSSGEDPLNSDPEDDNGKKLCAGKYTATGDYEKASTQDVAVKSGDVVQLVKEGEDGQWLVRNLNTSMEGWMASANLVTLIAKSKSCQSLTSSEGSGSGHLSTSSSCSETCAPFSDIKSSA